In Bacillus sp. SB49, a single window of DNA contains:
- a CDS encoding VirD4-like conjugal transfer protein, CD1115 family, with protein sequence MRKKSVHIVMASLGAVFVFFLLNTVINLITITVQDVWNSDSFLQLSDLDVSIQSLVLAFDHIPSQVYIGMAVLTLVVFGILYYKLRTNFKDLEKSGDKGTSRFTTLKELKAQYKAVPEKKASFPGTGGAPISRYKNNIFIDDSPVNNLWIGTTRSGKGEMGIFPMIDIYSRAEEQASMVLNDPKGELFAASKETLEKRGYHVEVLNLDNPLQSMSYQLLQLVIDAYEDGDMAKAEQYTKTISTMLYSDPSAKDKFWQDSAAALCSALILGLCEKNIPHQKEKVTMYTVANTLNTLASEQYMDEITGDTETGLDRFFDSLPEQHPARLQYATIRFASGASQTVAGIFSYTFDKLSIFTLTPIAKMTSMNSFDMKKIGFGKTMTGFTKPLSRVYVHFPEGQVSVRTNEKGRFAIDHDEKLTAGDHVRIEVEDSDISMTVAVDAIDENGDVRYSVQEKSGEAVRIKRFEQFEKPTALFMITPDYDTSLHVIASLYVKQLYTELARTASHTKGGKCIREVVFILDEFGNMPVIDDMGSMITVCLGRNIKFNLVIQAYAQLKQKYEQDWETIDGNCANTIYILTTNNDTAEEVSKKLGEKTITSHSRSGSTLSFDKSKTEGTDGRSLLNATELFQLKEGETVVIRGIKRQDKKRKTIKAYPIFNTGETRMKYRYEYLADDFDTSISIHELDIRCQHETLDLKQVTYRFGEEKEHAGAGSIGELLGEDNILVFIEQTVDRATDHHVEELRDMPADDFLELLESLQEEGRIAGHTYQLIVDKIADARQREGAGDNERRLV encoded by the coding sequence ATGCGAAAGAAGAGTGTCCATATCGTTATGGCTTCACTCGGGGCCGTGTTTGTCTTTTTTCTATTAAATACGGTGATCAATCTAATAACCATCACGGTCCAGGACGTCTGGAACAGTGATTCATTCCTGCAGCTGTCCGATCTCGACGTCTCGATCCAGTCCCTGGTGCTGGCGTTCGATCATATTCCGTCCCAGGTGTATATCGGTATGGCCGTCCTCACCCTTGTCGTGTTCGGGATTCTGTACTACAAACTGCGGACGAACTTCAAAGACTTGGAGAAAAGCGGGGATAAGGGGACGAGCCGTTTTACGACATTGAAAGAATTGAAGGCGCAGTATAAGGCTGTTCCGGAGAAGAAGGCATCCTTTCCGGGGACCGGCGGCGCGCCGATCTCGAGGTATAAGAATAACATCTTCATTGACGATTCGCCGGTCAACAACCTATGGATCGGTACGACCCGTTCCGGTAAAGGGGAGATGGGGATCTTCCCGATGATCGACATTTATTCAAGAGCGGAGGAGCAGGCATCGATGGTGCTGAACGATCCGAAGGGCGAGCTGTTCGCCGCCTCGAAGGAAACGCTTGAGAAGCGGGGCTACCATGTGGAGGTCCTGAACCTGGACAACCCGCTCCAGTCGATGTCCTACCAACTGCTGCAGCTGGTCATCGACGCCTATGAAGATGGGGATATGGCGAAAGCCGAGCAATATACGAAGACGATCAGCACGATGCTGTACAGCGATCCATCCGCTAAGGATAAGTTCTGGCAGGATAGTGCCGCCGCTCTATGTTCGGCACTGATCCTCGGGCTTTGCGAGAAGAACATCCCGCATCAGAAAGAGAAGGTGACGATGTACACGGTCGCCAATACCTTGAACACGCTGGCGAGCGAACAGTACATGGATGAAATCACCGGAGATACGGAAACCGGGCTCGACCGCTTTTTCGACAGCTTACCGGAACAGCATCCGGCAAGGCTGCAGTATGCCACGATCCGATTCGCGAGTGGAGCCAGCCAGACGGTCGCCGGCATTTTCTCTTACACCTTCGACAAGCTGAGCATTTTCACCCTGACACCGATTGCGAAGATGACGTCGATGAACAGTTTCGATATGAAGAAAATCGGTTTCGGGAAAACGATGACCGGATTCACGAAGCCGCTCAGCCGGGTCTATGTCCATTTTCCAGAAGGGCAGGTATCGGTACGGACAAATGAAAAAGGCCGCTTCGCTATCGATCATGACGAAAAGCTGACAGCCGGAGATCACGTGCGGATCGAAGTCGAGGACAGCGACATTTCTATGACGGTTGCCGTCGACGCCATTGATGAAAACGGGGACGTGCGTTACAGCGTTCAGGAGAAAAGCGGAGAAGCCGTCCGTATCAAACGGTTCGAACAGTTCGAGAAGCCGACCGCTTTGTTCATGATCACCCCCGATTACGATACGTCGCTGCACGTCATTGCTTCCTTGTATGTGAAACAGCTGTACACAGAGCTTGCCAGAACGGCGAGCCATACGAAGGGCGGCAAGTGCATCAGGGAGGTCGTCTTCATTCTCGATGAGTTTGGAAATATGCCGGTCATTGACGATATGGGGTCGATGATCACCGTCTGTCTCGGCAGGAATATCAAGTTCAATCTTGTCATTCAGGCTTACGCGCAGTTGAAACAGAAGTACGAACAGGATTGGGAGACGATCGATGGCAACTGTGCCAATACGATCTATATCCTGACGACGAACAACGATACGGCCGAAGAAGTATCGAAGAAACTCGGCGAGAAAACGATCACCTCCCACAGCCGGAGCGGCAGCACATTGTCGTTTGATAAAAGCAAGACAGAAGGAACGGACGGCCGCAGTCTTCTGAATGCGACGGAATTGTTCCAGCTGAAAGAAGGCGAAACGGTCGTGATCCGCGGCATCAAGCGCCAGGATAAGAAGCGGAAGACGATCAAGGCCTACCCGATCTTCAACACGGGAGAAACACGGATGAAATACCGCTATGAATACTTGGCAGATGACTTCGATACATCGATCTCCATTCATGAACTCGATATCCGCTGCCAGCACGAAACGTTGGACTTGAAGCAGGTCACGTACCGGTTCGGTGAGGAAAAGGAACATGCCGGTGCCGGCTCTATCGGTGAGCTGCTGGGAGAGGACAACATCCTCGTTTTTATCGAGCAGACGGTAGACAGGGCGACGGATCACCACGTAGAGGAGCTTCGCGACATGCCGGCGGATGATTTTCTTGAACTGCTTGAAAGCCTTCAGGAAGAGGGGCGGATAGCCGGTCATACGTATCAGCTCATCGTCGACAAAATAGCGGATGCGAGACAAAGGGAAGGAGCGGGAGACAATGAAAGACGGTTGGTATAA
- a CDS encoding NUDIX hydrolase, which translates to MEIHSIFHKIKDHEPTVLGSEHLRKFAVLLPVIEKNGEPHVLFEVRSSEMRRQPGEICFPGGKIDPGDAGAKAAAIRETEEELGIDAGRLSDVHPLDYLISPFGMIVYAYAGYLDTTEEDLVHNPAEVQEVFTVPLSFFLNEKPRIHYVSFEAKPEKDFPYELIPGGEDYDWRARQMEEYFYIYGDKVIWGLTARIIAHFVDVLKKQAEE; encoded by the coding sequence ATGGAGATACACAGCATTTTCCATAAAATCAAAGACCATGAACCGACCGTTCTCGGAAGCGAGCATCTGCGTAAATTCGCTGTCCTGCTGCCGGTGATCGAGAAAAACGGCGAGCCGCACGTCCTGTTCGAAGTCCGGTCGAGTGAAATGAGGCGCCAACCCGGCGAGATCTGTTTCCCCGGCGGTAAAATAGACCCAGGCGATGCCGGTGCGAAAGCGGCGGCGATCCGGGAAACGGAAGAAGAGCTCGGCATCGATGCCGGACGCTTGTCGGATGTCCACCCGCTCGACTATTTGATTTCCCCGTTCGGCATGATCGTCTATGCGTATGCCGGCTACCTCGATACGACAGAAGAGGACCTTGTGCACAATCCGGCAGAAGTTCAGGAAGTGTTCACCGTCCCGCTTTCCTTTTTCCTGAACGAGAAGCCGCGCATCCACTACGTCTCCTTTGAGGCGAAGCCGGAGAAAGACTTCCCGTACGAACTGATCCCGGGCGGCGAGGATTACGACTGGCGGGCACGGCAGATGGAGGAATACTTCTATATCTACGGAGACAAAGTGATCTGGGGGTT